A window of Amycolatopsis australiensis contains these coding sequences:
- the kdpB gene encoding potassium-transporting ATPase subunit KdpB, with amino-acid sequence MTVTDERPQVAPAGHRSRVGAGVFSPRQLWISLPEALRKLNPKHQLGNPVMFVVWVGSALTTVFAVTDPSVFTVLIAVWLWFTVLFANLAEAVAEGRGKAQAESLRRAKQETVARRLTETGEERVPGADLKIGDLVVVEAGQVIPGDGDVVEGIATVDESAITGESAPVIRESGGDRSAVTGGTTVLSDRIVVKITTKPGESFVDRMIALVEGAARQKTPNEIALTILLSTLTIIFLLAVVALQPMARYSGAEQPVIVLTALLVCLIPTTIGALLSAIGIAGMDRLVQRNVLATSGRAVEAAGDVSTLLLDKTGTITFGNRRATELIPVGTSTRDELARAARLASLADETPEGRSVVELTPDHAGQDERGEFVPFTAQTRMSGLDLGGRRIRKGAASAVRDWVLGNGGEFPAETTRVVDEIGAQGGTPLVVAEDTVVRGVIRLSDVVKPGMKERFAELRSMGIKTVMITGDNPLTAKAIAADAGVDDFLAEAKPEDKMALIKREQEGGRLVAMTGDGTNDAPALAQADVGVAMNTGTSAAKEAGNMVDLDSDPTKLIEIVGIGKQLLITRGALTTFSVANDLAKYFAILPAMFTGIHAQLGGLNIMHLATPKSAILSAVIFNALIIVVLIPLALRGVRYKPSSASALLRRNLLVYGLGGIVSPFLGIWLIDLLVRLIPGIG; translated from the coding sequence ATGACCGTCACCGACGAACGACCGCAGGTGGCTCCCGCCGGGCACCGGAGCCGGGTGGGCGCCGGGGTGTTCAGCCCCCGCCAGCTCTGGATTTCGCTGCCGGAAGCGCTGCGGAAGCTGAACCCGAAGCACCAGCTCGGCAACCCGGTGATGTTCGTGGTGTGGGTGGGGTCCGCGCTGACCACCGTCTTCGCCGTCACGGACCCGAGCGTGTTCACGGTCCTGATCGCCGTCTGGCTGTGGTTCACGGTCCTGTTCGCCAACCTCGCCGAGGCCGTCGCCGAAGGGCGCGGCAAGGCGCAGGCCGAAAGCCTGCGGCGGGCGAAGCAGGAGACCGTCGCCCGCCGGCTCACCGAAACCGGCGAGGAGCGGGTGCCCGGCGCCGACCTGAAGATCGGTGACCTCGTCGTCGTCGAGGCGGGCCAGGTGATCCCGGGTGACGGCGACGTCGTCGAGGGCATCGCGACCGTCGACGAGTCGGCCATCACCGGCGAGTCGGCCCCGGTCATCCGCGAGTCCGGCGGCGACCGGAGCGCCGTCACCGGCGGCACGACCGTGCTGTCCGACCGGATCGTCGTGAAGATCACCACGAAACCCGGTGAGTCCTTCGTGGACCGCATGATCGCGTTGGTGGAGGGCGCGGCGCGGCAGAAGACGCCGAACGAGATCGCGCTGACGATCCTGCTCTCGACGCTGACGATCATCTTCCTGCTCGCCGTCGTCGCGTTGCAGCCGATGGCCCGCTACTCCGGGGCCGAGCAGCCGGTGATCGTGCTGACCGCCCTGCTGGTGTGCCTGATCCCCACGACCATCGGCGCGCTGCTGAGCGCCATCGGCATCGCGGGCATGGACCGGCTGGTGCAGCGCAACGTCCTGGCGACGAGCGGCCGCGCGGTCGAGGCCGCGGGCGACGTCTCGACGCTGCTGCTCGACAAGACCGGCACCATCACCTTCGGCAACCGGCGCGCCACCGAGCTGATCCCGGTCGGCACGTCCACCCGGGACGAGCTGGCCCGCGCCGCCCGGCTGGCCAGCCTGGCCGACGAGACCCCGGAAGGACGCAGTGTCGTCGAGCTGACGCCGGACCACGCGGGCCAGGACGAACGCGGCGAGTTCGTCCCGTTCACCGCGCAGACCCGGATGAGCGGGCTCGACCTCGGCGGCAGGCGGATCCGCAAGGGCGCGGCGAGCGCGGTGCGCGACTGGGTGCTCGGCAACGGCGGCGAATTCCCCGCGGAGACCACCAGGGTCGTCGACGAGATCGGCGCGCAGGGCGGCACGCCGCTCGTCGTCGCCGAAGACACGGTGGTCCGCGGCGTGATCCGGCTTTCCGACGTCGTCAAGCCGGGCATGAAGGAGCGCTTCGCCGAGCTGCGCTCGATGGGCATCAAGACGGTGATGATCACCGGCGACAACCCGCTCACCGCGAAGGCCATCGCCGCCGACGCCGGCGTCGACGACTTCCTCGCCGAGGCCAAGCCCGAAGACAAGATGGCGCTGATCAAGCGGGAGCAGGAAGGCGGGCGGCTGGTCGCGATGACCGGCGACGGCACCAACGACGCCCCGGCGCTCGCGCAGGCGGACGTCGGCGTCGCGATGAACACCGGCACCTCGGCCGCCAAGGAGGCCGGGAACATGGTCGACCTCGACAGCGACCCGACCAAGCTGATCGAGATCGTCGGGATCGGCAAGCAGCTGCTGATCACCCGCGGCGCGCTCACCACCTTCAGCGTCGCCAACGACCTGGCCAAGTACTTCGCGATCCTGCCCGCGATGTTCACCGGCATCCACGCCCAGCTGGGCGGGCTGAACATCATGCACCTGGCCACGCCGAAGTCGGCGATCCTCTCGGCCGTGATCTTCAACGCGCTGATCATCGTCGTGCTGATCCCGCTGGCGCTGCGGGGCGTGCGGTACAAGCCGTCGTCGGCGTCCGCGCTGCTGCGCCGCAACCTGCTCGTCTACGGCCTCGGCGGGATCGTCAGCCCGTTCCTCGGGATCTGGCTGATCGACCTGCTCGTCCGTCTCATCCCCGGAATCGGGTGA
- a CDS encoding LysR family transcriptional regulator: protein MNDLEAFVAVAEELHFGRAADRLGRTQPSLSRAVAGLERELGVTLFDRSTRSVALTRAGAAMLPDARAAVEAAKAARRRAQRNGALVVVSKPDGDAGLLPGILAALGEPADLLFAATGDEAARMLRDGRGDVALIPAPFDRTGLDVEPVTTEPRVAAQPRGREAATLREVLARPAVTWPGVDDRLDAYYRARDPRTVLADPPPARLGPPAKDLAEALRLVELGQAVTFLPRSVARRYPREGIAYREIDGLSDVRLQVAWPSTSRSPRVAAFVRTALRQ, encoded by the coding sequence ATGAATGACCTCGAGGCTTTCGTCGCCGTCGCCGAGGAACTGCACTTCGGCCGGGCCGCCGACCGGCTCGGCCGGACCCAGCCGTCCCTTTCGCGGGCCGTCGCCGGGCTCGAACGCGAACTCGGCGTCACGCTCTTCGACCGTTCGACCCGCAGCGTGGCGCTCACCCGGGCCGGCGCGGCGATGCTGCCGGACGCCCGCGCCGCCGTCGAAGCCGCGAAGGCCGCGAGACGCCGGGCGCAGCGGAACGGCGCCCTGGTCGTCGTGTCCAAACCGGACGGTGACGCCGGGCTCCTGCCCGGCATCCTCGCCGCCCTCGGCGAGCCGGCGGACCTGCTCTTCGCCGCCACCGGCGACGAAGCCGCCCGCATGCTCCGCGACGGCCGCGGTGACGTCGCCCTGATCCCGGCGCCGTTCGACCGCACCGGGCTGGACGTCGAGCCGGTCACCACCGAGCCGCGCGTCGCCGCCCAGCCGCGCGGCCGGGAAGCGGCGACGCTGCGCGAAGTGCTCGCCCGCCCGGCCGTGACGTGGCCCGGCGTCGACGACCGCCTCGACGCCTACTACCGCGCCCGCGATCCCCGGACCGTGCTCGCCGACCCGCCGCCCGCCCGGCTCGGCCCGCCGGCGAAGGACCTCGCCGAGGCGTTGCGGCTGGTCGAGCTGGGCCAGGCGGTGACGTTCCTCCCGAGGTCGGTGGCCCGCCGCTACCCGCGCGAAGGCATCGCCTACCGCGAGATCGACGGGCTCAGCGACGTGCGGTTGCAGGTGGCGTGGCCGTCGACGTCACGGTCACCGCGGGTCGCGGCGTTCGTGCGGACGGCGTTGCGCCAGTAG
- a CDS encoding potassium-transporting ATPase subunit C, which translates to MHTLVKQTWAGLRVLLVMTVLLGILYPLAVWAVARIPGLESNAEGSVVTRNGQAVGSSLIGVDPVPADPAHDPWFHTRPSAVTPGMPSGASNKGPYNEDLVNAIRERRDVVARREGVSPGQVPPDAVTASGSGLDPAISVAYAELQAARVARNTGVPLDRVKQLIEQNTSGAGIGVPGVTVLPLNLAVQAAAGGAH; encoded by the coding sequence GTGCACACGCTCGTCAAGCAAACCTGGGCGGGGCTGCGCGTCCTGCTCGTCATGACCGTCCTGCTCGGGATCCTCTACCCGCTCGCCGTGTGGGCGGTCGCTCGGATTCCCGGCCTGGAATCGAACGCCGAAGGCTCGGTCGTCACGCGGAACGGGCAGGCCGTGGGGTCGTCGCTGATCGGCGTCGACCCGGTGCCCGCCGACCCGGCGCACGACCCGTGGTTCCACACGCGGCCTTCGGCGGTCACCCCCGGAATGCCGTCCGGTGCGTCCAACAAGGGCCCCTACAACGAGGATCTCGTGAACGCGATCCGGGAGCGGCGTGACGTGGTCGCGCGACGCGAAGGCGTGTCACCCGGCCAGGTGCCGCCGGACGCCGTCACCGCGTCCGGTTCGGGGCTCGACCCGGCGATCAGCGTGGCCTACGCCGAGCTGCAGGCCGCGCGCGTCGCCCGGAACACCGGCGTGCCCCTCGACCGGGTGAAGCAGCTGATCGAGCAGAACACGAGCGGAGCCGGGATCGGTGTCCCCGGCGTGACTGTGCTCCCGCTCAACTTGGCCGTGCAAGCCGCGGCCGGAGGGGCACACTGA
- the kdpF gene encoding K(+)-transporting ATPase subunit F: MSGAGTVANVAGGLLALGLLGYLFVALTRPEKF, translated from the coding sequence GTGAGCGGCGCGGGAACCGTGGCCAACGTCGCCGGCGGGCTGCTGGCGCTCGGTCTGCTCGGCTACCTGTTCGTCGCCCTGACCAGGCCGGAGAAATTCTGA
- a CDS encoding ester cyclase, which produces MTNTDIVRRYLAAFNRGDLAAFDELIAPDYLNHSPSLPGLPPGPEGLKPIVEDLRRQAPDLRFEEVHLLEDGEFVAAHLLVHGFGPQPARQMQIERLRDGRIVEHWRVTA; this is translated from the coding sequence ATGACCAACACCGACATCGTCCGCCGTTACCTGGCCGCCTTCAACCGCGGCGACCTCGCCGCGTTCGACGAGCTGATCGCGCCGGACTACCTCAACCACAGCCCGAGCCTGCCGGGCCTGCCGCCCGGCCCGGAGGGCCTGAAGCCGATCGTCGAGGACCTGCGGCGGCAGGCCCCGGACCTGCGTTTCGAGGAGGTCCACCTCCTGGAGGACGGCGAGTTCGTGGCAGCGCACCTGCTGGTCCACGGCTTCGGCCCCCAGCCGGCGCGGCAGATGCAGATCGAGCGCCTGCGCGACGGCCGGATCGTGGAGCACTGGCGCGTCACGGCCTGA
- the asnB gene encoding asparagine synthase (glutamine-hydrolyzing), producing the protein MCGIAGWVSYDADLTRRRDVVGAMTETMACRGPDDEGTWVRTHVALGHRRLAIIDLPGGRQPMSVHTPNGDIAMVYSGEAYNFTELKEELTKLGHTWETDSDTEVVLHGYLQWGDEVVDHLNGMYAFAIWDERDDRLVMIRDRMGIKPFYYYPTRDGVLFGSEPKAILANPLAAKVVDTDGLRELMAFTKRPGWSLWKGMEEVRPGTIVTVSREGIRTRTYWKLDAKQHTDDQETTVARVRELMTDIVNRQLVADVPRCVLLSGGLDSSAVTGLAAARLAEQGERLRTFSVDFVGQEENFKPDEMRDTADSPFVRDVAKLVGSAHKDVVLNPAELTDPEVRRAVLRARDIPAGLGDMDTSLYLLFKAIRGESTVALSGESADEVFGGYRWFFDEASVNADMFPWIAFRTSMMTERTSIYTPELMGKMDLESYVRDQYRSAVDEVEHLDGESEREARMRTICHLHLTRFVRMLLDRKDRASMAVGLEVRVPFCDHRLVEYVYNTPWSLKTFDGREKSLLRHATKHVLPDSVRDRVKSPYPSTQDPGYAAALQQQVKEVLGEPGHQVFGLVDRGWAHRASEVDPAAMDPAMRIGLDRLLDLYHWIEMYSPTLELA; encoded by the coding sequence ATGTGCGGTATCGCCGGCTGGGTTTCCTACGACGCCGACCTGACCCGCCGCCGGGACGTGGTCGGCGCCATGACGGAGACCATGGCCTGCCGCGGACCGGACGACGAAGGCACCTGGGTGCGTACGCACGTCGCGCTGGGGCACCGGCGCCTGGCCATCATCGACCTGCCCGGCGGCCGTCAGCCGATGTCGGTGCACACGCCCAACGGCGACATCGCGATGGTCTACAGCGGTGAGGCCTACAACTTCACCGAACTCAAGGAAGAGCTGACGAAGCTCGGGCACACGTGGGAGACCGACAGCGACACCGAGGTCGTCCTGCACGGCTACCTGCAGTGGGGCGACGAGGTCGTCGACCACCTCAACGGCATGTACGCCTTCGCGATCTGGGACGAGCGCGACGACCGGCTCGTCATGATCCGCGACCGGATGGGCATCAAGCCGTTCTACTACTACCCCACCCGCGACGGGGTCCTGTTCGGGTCCGAGCCGAAGGCCATCCTCGCCAACCCGCTGGCGGCGAAGGTGGTCGACACCGACGGCCTCCGCGAGCTGATGGCCTTCACCAAGCGGCCGGGCTGGTCGCTGTGGAAGGGCATGGAGGAGGTCCGGCCGGGCACGATCGTCACCGTGTCCCGCGAGGGCATCCGCACCCGCACCTACTGGAAGCTCGACGCGAAGCAGCACACCGACGACCAGGAGACCACGGTCGCCCGCGTGCGCGAGCTGATGACCGACATCGTGAACCGGCAGCTCGTCGCGGACGTCCCGCGCTGCGTGCTGCTCTCGGGCGGGCTCGACTCCAGCGCCGTCACCGGCCTCGCCGCCGCGCGGCTGGCCGAGCAGGGTGAACGGCTGCGGACGTTCTCCGTCGACTTCGTCGGCCAGGAGGAGAACTTCAAGCCGGACGAGATGCGGGACACGGCGGACTCGCCGTTCGTCCGCGACGTCGCGAAGCTGGTCGGCTCGGCGCACAAGGACGTCGTGCTGAACCCGGCCGAGCTGACCGACCCCGAGGTGCGGCGCGCGGTGCTGCGGGCGCGGGACATCCCGGCCGGGCTCGGCGACATGGACACGTCGCTGTACCTGCTGTTCAAGGCGATCCGCGGCGAGTCGACGGTGGCGCTGTCGGGCGAGTCGGCCGACGAGGTGTTCGGCGGCTACCGCTGGTTCTTCGACGAGGCTTCGGTGAACGCGGACATGTTCCCGTGGATCGCCTTCCGCACCTCGATGATGACCGAGCGGACGTCGATCTACACGCCCGAGCTGATGGGGAAGATGGACTTGGAGTCCTACGTCCGCGACCAGTACCGGTCCGCCGTCGACGAAGTCGAGCACCTGGACGGCGAGTCCGAGCGCGAAGCCCGGATGCGGACGATCTGCCACCTGCACCTGACCCGGTTCGTCCGGATGCTGCTCGACCGCAAGGACCGCGCGTCGATGGCGGTGGGCCTGGAGGTCCGGGTGCCGTTCTGCGACCACCGGCTCGTCGAGTACGTCTACAACACGCCGTGGTCGCTGAAGACGTTCGACGGCCGCGAAAAGAGCCTCCTGCGGCACGCGACCAAGCACGTGCTGCCGGACTCGGTGCGCGACCGGGTGAAGAGCCCGTACCCGTCGACGCAGGACCCGGGCTACGCGGCCGCGCTGCAGCAGCAGGTCAAGGAGGTCCTCGGCGAGCCCGGCCACCAGGTGTTCGGCCTGGTCGACCGCGGCTGGGCGCACCGCGCGTCCGAAGTGGACCCCGCGGCCATGGACCCGGCGATGCGGATCGGCCTGGACCGGCTGCTGGACCTCTACCACTGGATCGAGATGTACTCCCCCACGCTCGAACTGGCTTGA
- the kdpA gene encoding potassium-transporting ATPase subunit KdpA, translating into MSDTTAGLVQLGLLLAALAAVYRPLGDYLARVFSTEKHLKLEKGLYKVFRVDPDSGQRWPAYAAGVLGFSFVSVVLLYLLQRWQPLLPWSLGRGPVSPGVAFNTAISFVTNTNWQSYVPETTMGHFVQMAGLTVQNFLSAGVGLAVAIAVTRGFVRAKTDRLGNFWVDLTRGTIRVLLPMAFVFALVLVALGVVQSLKAGIAVTNPDGSHGTIALAPAASQEAIKELGTNGGGVFNANSAHPFENPDAWTNLVELFLILVLPVSLTRAFGTLVGNRRQGYVLLSVMGLLWAASLAIIWFSEAEASNPAALAAGASTEGKEQRFGIGATSIFADTTTGTSTGAVNGAHDSLSGLGGGGPLLNMLYGEISPGGVGTGLYGILVMAIIAMFLAGLMVGRTPEYLGKKLGKREVTCAAVAMLAMPTVVLLGSGIALLLPGTAGALGNGGAHGLSEILYGYASTGNNNGSAFGGLTATNDWFQSSFGVAMAFGRFVPILAVLCLAGSLAAQRTVPETAGTLPTTGPLFATLLTGTVVLVAALTFIPALALGPIAEALA; encoded by the coding sequence ATGTCCGACACGACGGCCGGGCTCGTCCAGCTCGGCCTCCTGCTCGCCGCCCTCGCCGCGGTCTACCGGCCGCTGGGCGACTACCTGGCGCGCGTCTTCTCCACCGAGAAGCACCTCAAGCTGGAAAAGGGCCTGTACAAGGTCTTCCGCGTCGACCCGGACTCCGGGCAGCGGTGGCCGGCCTACGCCGCGGGCGTGCTCGGCTTCTCGTTCGTCTCCGTCGTCCTGCTCTACCTGCTGCAGCGGTGGCAGCCGCTGCTGCCGTGGAGCCTCGGCCGCGGCCCGGTGAGCCCCGGCGTCGCGTTCAACACGGCGATCTCGTTCGTCACCAACACGAACTGGCAGTCCTACGTCCCCGAGACGACGATGGGCCACTTCGTGCAGATGGCCGGGCTGACCGTGCAGAACTTCCTGTCGGCCGGCGTCGGCCTGGCCGTGGCCATCGCCGTGACACGGGGGTTCGTGCGGGCGAAGACCGACCGGCTCGGCAACTTCTGGGTGGACCTCACCCGCGGCACGATCCGCGTGCTGCTGCCGATGGCGTTCGTGTTCGCGCTCGTGCTGGTCGCGCTCGGCGTGGTGCAGAGCCTGAAGGCGGGCATCGCCGTGACGAACCCGGACGGCAGCCACGGCACCATCGCCCTCGCCCCGGCCGCGAGCCAGGAGGCGATCAAGGAACTGGGCACCAACGGCGGCGGCGTCTTCAACGCCAACTCCGCGCACCCGTTCGAAAACCCCGACGCCTGGACGAACCTCGTCGAGCTGTTCCTCATCCTGGTGCTCCCGGTCAGCCTGACCCGCGCGTTCGGCACGCTGGTCGGCAACCGCCGCCAGGGGTACGTCCTGCTGAGCGTGATGGGCCTGCTGTGGGCCGCGTCGCTGGCGATCATCTGGTTCTCCGAGGCCGAGGCGAGCAACCCGGCCGCGCTGGCCGCCGGCGCCAGCACGGAAGGCAAGGAACAGCGGTTCGGCATCGGGGCGACGTCGATCTTCGCCGACACGACCACCGGCACGTCGACCGGCGCGGTGAACGGCGCCCACGACAGCCTGTCCGGCCTCGGCGGCGGGGGACCGCTGCTCAACATGCTCTACGGCGAGATCTCGCCCGGCGGCGTCGGCACCGGGCTCTACGGCATCCTCGTCATGGCGATCATCGCGATGTTCCTGGCCGGGCTGATGGTCGGGCGCACCCCCGAGTACCTGGGCAAGAAGCTCGGCAAGCGCGAGGTCACCTGCGCCGCCGTCGCCATGCTGGCGATGCCCACGGTCGTGCTCCTCGGCTCCGGGATCGCGTTGCTGCTGCCGGGCACCGCGGGCGCGCTCGGCAACGGCGGCGCGCACGGCCTGTCCGAGATCCTCTACGGCTACGCGTCCACCGGCAACAACAACGGCAGCGCGTTCGGCGGGCTGACCGCGACGAACGACTGGTTCCAGTCCTCGTTCGGCGTCGCCATGGCGTTCGGCCGGTTCGTGCCGATCCTCGCCGTGCTCTGCCTGGCCGGTTCCCTGGCCGCGCAACGCACGGTGCCCGAAACCGCCGGCACCCTGCCGACCACCGGACCGCTCTTCGCCACCCTGCTCACCGGCACGGTGGTGCTCGTCGCGGCCCTCACGTTCATCCCGGCGCTCGCGCTCGGGCCCATCGCGGAGGCACTCGCATGA